One window of the Chryseobacterium camelliae genome contains the following:
- a CDS encoding DinB family protein has product MKMDAVFKAWKTSRRMYLTFFENYSLEQLNKIPEGFNNNLIWNIGHIIATQHKLIYQGSGLKGYLSDEVFNRYQSGTFPASPVTQEEAETLKELLIAQIESTIPDFNEGIFDHYNERITGIGFHLASVYDAFQCNNFHEGLHLGYMMGIRKLI; this is encoded by the coding sequence ATGAAGATGGATGCAGTTTTTAAAGCGTGGAAAACGAGCCGAAGGATGTACCTGACGTTCTTCGAAAATTATTCTCTGGAACAGCTGAATAAAATTCCAGAAGGGTTTAACAATAACCTGATCTGGAATATCGGGCACATTATTGCCACACAGCACAAACTGATTTACCAGGGTTCAGGGCTGAAAGGATATCTTTCCGATGAAGTGTTTAACCGGTACCAATCCGGTACATTTCCTGCATCACCCGTTACGCAGGAAGAAGCGGAAACCCTGAAGGAACTGCTGATTGCTCAGATTGAGTCCACCATCCCTGATTTCAACGAAGGTATTTTCGATCATTACAACGAGCGGATAACAGGCATAGGCTTTCACCTGGCTTCTGTTTATGATGCTTTTCAATGCAATAATTTCCATGAAGGGCTGCATTTAGGCTATATGATGGGCATCAGGAAATTGATTTAA
- a CDS encoding alpha/beta hydrolase, with product MYKIIMKYVSVIFVLFLCFTSVHGQSQSVIDHSKTVKSQVLKSNVKYSIYLPAGYGSSDKTYPVVYLLHPAGPANTIPNNESWFSYGQLKSYLDDAIMKGSIVPMVVVTPDANFGTKRISYFNDPTGDFSFEDFFFQEFVPYIEKNYRVNKNTISKAIAGASLGGAAALQYAIHQPDAFGTVVALSAAVRGYVPEYLKNRYPDVNKEILKKWYEKYDVVGYFDHQQKNDIKNQKWFITCGDDDALSVHNAKLHIAMADKKIKHEFRIYDGAHDWMYWKKVTPEFFEFISTHLKE from the coding sequence ATGTATAAAATCATCATGAAGTATGTATCAGTAATATTTGTTCTGTTCTTATGTTTTACATCAGTGCACGGACAAAGTCAATCGGTTATCGATCATTCAAAAACGGTAAAGAGCCAAGTACTGAAAAGTAATGTAAAATATTCTATATACCTTCCCGCTGGTTATGGGAGCTCTGATAAAACCTATCCTGTTGTTTACCTGCTACACCCTGCGGGTCCTGCCAATACTATACCTAATAATGAATCATGGTTCAGCTACGGCCAGTTAAAAAGCTATTTAGATGATGCAATTATGAAAGGCAGTATTGTGCCGATGGTTGTGGTAACTCCTGATGCAAATTTCGGGACTAAAAGGATCAGCTACTTTAACGATCCTACGGGCGATTTTAGTTTTGAGGATTTCTTTTTTCAGGAGTTTGTTCCATACATTGAAAAAAACTACAGGGTTAATAAAAATACCATAAGCAAGGCTATAGCAGGAGCTTCGCTTGGAGGAGCGGCAGCATTACAGTATGCTATCCATCAACCTGATGCTTTTGGAACTGTTGTGGCACTAAGTGCTGCTGTAAGGGGATATGTTCCTGAATATTTAAAAAACAGATACCCCGATGTCAATAAAGAGATATTAAAGAAATGGTATGAAAAATATGATGTTGTTGGTTATTTCGATCATCAGCAAAAAAACGATATCAAGAATCAAAAATGGTTTATAACTTGCGGTGATGATGATGCCTTATCGGTACATAATGCCAAGTTGCATATTGCAATGGCCGATAAGAAAATAAAACATGAATTTAGGATTTATGACGGAGCTCATGACTGGATGTATTGGAAAAAAGTTACACCAGAATTTTTTGAATTTATATCCACCCATCTCAAAGAATAA
- a CDS encoding VOC family protein, whose translation MIEGLYETHIQVKNLEKAVQFYTQVLGLPLAHYDETRPIAFLWIGEHKKAMLGLWEQPENVQKRHFAFSCSKDFILHTANTFLENNGLQAYNFLKNGTHAPMVFAWMPALALYFDDPDGNQLEFIHVLEGEGKPELGVISYEEWIKVNSNDHKEQ comes from the coding sequence ATGATAGAAGGATTATATGAAACGCATATTCAGGTAAAAAATTTAGAAAAGGCTGTTCAGTTTTACACTCAGGTACTGGGGTTACCATTGGCGCATTATGATGAAACGAGGCCGATCGCTTTTCTCTGGATCGGGGAACATAAAAAAGCAATGCTTGGGTTGTGGGAACAGCCTGAGAATGTACAGAAACGGCATTTTGCTTTCAGCTGTTCCAAAGATTTTATCTTACACACGGCCAACACTTTCCTTGAAAACAACGGATTGCAGGCGTATAATTTCCTTAAGAATGGTACCCATGCGCCTATGGTCTTTGCCTGGATGCCGGCTCTTGCGCTGTATTTTGATGATCCGGACGGAAACCAATTGGAATTCATCCATGTCCTTGAAGGCGAAGGCAAACCGGAACTGGGTGTTATAAGCTACGAAGAGTGGATCAAAGTCAATTCAAATGATCATAAAGAACAGTGA
- a CDS encoding DinB family protein, translated as MATTLIEDIIQQLNDLHDGDVWLDETFAKKFEQISETDAFTRPLPDLHSPAELISHLIVWRRAVMGRLKGAVVRLELDDPSNWKTNDELRPAGWEALKKELYQSKQEIIDILNGKDDTFLDTISADYGKDFRYFVQGLIHHDLYHLGQLGISVKYLKK; from the coding sequence ATGGCAACAACCCTGATCGAAGATATTATACAGCAACTCAATGACCTGCATGACGGCGATGTATGGCTGGACGAAACTTTTGCAAAGAAATTCGAACAGATCAGTGAAACGGATGCGTTTACCCGGCCGCTTCCTGATCTGCACAGTCCCGCGGAATTGATTTCACACCTTATTGTCTGGCGCAGGGCCGTGATGGGCCGGCTAAAGGGGGCAGTGGTTCGTCTGGAACTTGATGACCCTTCCAATTGGAAAACCAATGATGAATTGCGTCCCGCCGGATGGGAAGCGCTAAAAAAAGAACTGTATCAAAGCAAACAGGAAATCATCGACATCCTGAACGGTAAAGACGACACCTTTCTCGATACCATTTCAGCCGATTATGGAAAAGATTTCCGGTATTTTGTGCAGGGGCTTATCCATCACGACTTGTACCATCTGGGGCAGCTGGGTATTTCTGTCAAGTATTTAAAAAAGTAA
- a CDS encoding VOC family protein, which yields MKQSIIHIALLVRDYDEALDFYLQKLGFDLVEDTCLSKTKRWVLIKPPGSFGCCLLLAKAADEQQRSSVGNQSGGRVFLFLETENFDESYQSMLANGISFVREPIVESYGTVAVFKDLYGNLWDLIERTVDAG from the coding sequence ATGAAACAGTCCATCATTCATATCGCGCTTCTCGTCAGGGACTACGATGAAGCGCTTGATTTTTACCTCCAAAAATTAGGCTTTGATCTGGTGGAAGATACCTGCCTTTCAAAAACCAAACGATGGGTACTCATTAAGCCTCCCGGTTCCTTCGGATGCTGTCTCCTTTTAGCTAAGGCAGCGGATGAACAACAACGATCATCCGTGGGCAATCAAAGTGGGGGCAGGGTATTCCTGTTCCTCGAAACAGAGAACTTTGATGAATCCTATCAGTCCATGCTGGCGAATGGAATTTCATTCGTCCGTGAGCCCATCGTTGAATCGTATGGAACCGTGGCCGTATTCAAAGATTTATACGGTAATTTATGGGATCTGATTGAGAGAACGGTTGACGCCGGTTAA
- the xerA gene encoding site-specific tyrosine recombinase/integron integrase: MKELVKQEIINAMQTVLNFQQLMILEKVIHQSFHSVVVTPKKSNEDKLETDNTSVLNLFISSKKVEGCSEKSLKYYFSTIDTLFQKLKKKVTEISTNDLRFYLSEYQEAKKSSKVTIDNIRRIFSSFFSWLEDEDYILKSPVRRIHKVKTARTIKEVLSDEDIEILRDNCKQIRDLTLIEMLSSTGIRVGELVKINIKDIDFHERSCIVTGKGNKQREVYFDARTKIHLKEYLQTRKDDNEALFVSLSKPNQRLSIGGIENVLRKLGQKTKINKVHPHKFRRTLATMAIDKGMPIEQVQKLLGHVKIDTTLHYAMVNQANVKIAHRKFIS; the protein is encoded by the coding sequence ATGAAGGAATTAGTGAAGCAAGAAATAATTAATGCAATGCAAACAGTTTTAAACTTTCAACAGTTAATGATTCTTGAAAAGGTAATACATCAATCTTTTCATTCTGTGGTGGTTACACCAAAAAAAAGTAATGAAGATAAGTTGGAAACTGATAATACAAGCGTTTTAAATTTATTCATTTCATCCAAAAAAGTGGAAGGTTGTTCTGAAAAGTCATTAAAATATTATTTTTCGACCATAGACACTCTGTTTCAAAAACTAAAAAAGAAAGTTACAGAAATCTCTACTAATGATTTAAGATTCTATCTCTCAGAATATCAGGAAGCAAAAAAATCGAGTAAAGTCACTATAGATAATATTCGTAGAATATTTTCAAGTTTTTTTTCTTGGTTAGAAGATGAAGATTATATTTTAAAAAGCCCTGTAAGAAGGATTCATAAAGTTAAGACCGCCAGAACTATAAAGGAGGTACTTAGTGATGAAGACATAGAAATACTTAGAGACAACTGCAAGCAAATAAGAGATTTAACCCTTATCGAAATGTTAAGCTCGACTGGTATTAGAGTTGGTGAGCTTGTAAAAATAAATATTAAGGACATTGATTTCCACGAGCGTTCTTGTATCGTAACAGGTAAAGGAAATAAACAGCGTGAAGTATACTTTGATGCAAGAACGAAGATTCATCTCAAAGAATATCTTCAAACAAGAAAAGATGATAATGAAGCTTTATTCGTTTCTTTATCAAAGCCTAATCAGCGACTTTCTATTGGTGGAATTGAAAATGTATTGCGGAAACTGGGACAAAAAACCAAAATAAATAAAGTACATCCTCACAAATTCAGAAGAACTCTAGCGACTATGGCAATCGATAAAGGAATGCCTATCGAACAGGTTCAGAAGTTATTAGGTCATGTTAAAATTGATACAACATTACATTATGCAATGGTAAATCAGGCTAATGTGAAAATTGCTCACCGAAAATTTATTAGTTAA
- a CDS encoding restriction endonuclease subunit S — protein MNNSRRVDSILTYYGKGVTPKYVGESSIIVLNQKCIRHNKIDYSFAQYIDDKKHYNEDKFLRVGDILINSTGQGTAGRVAFVEKLPQNKKVIIDSHILVIRTNDYFESKCLNYNLFSIEKQLQTFMDGSTGQGEFDKQRLFNVVVNYSQKHSVQKEIANILTDIDNKINLNNQINDNLERMAKTLYDYWFVQFDFPDENGKPYKSSGGKMVWNETLKREIPEGWEIRN, from the coding sequence ATGAATAATTCAAGAAGAGTAGATTCGATTCTTACCTATTATGGAAAAGGCGTAACACCAAAATATGTTGGAGAAAGCTCCATAATTGTTTTAAATCAGAAATGTATTCGTCATAATAAAATAGATTACTCATTTGCTCAATATATAGATGATAAAAAACACTATAATGAAGATAAGTTTCTGAGAGTTGGAGATATTCTAATAAATTCTACAGGCCAAGGAACGGCAGGTCGAGTTGCTTTTGTGGAGAAGCTGCCTCAAAATAAAAAGGTAATTATTGATTCTCATATTTTAGTAATTAGAACTAATGACTACTTTGAATCTAAATGTTTGAATTACAATCTTTTTTCTATAGAAAAGCAATTACAAACTTTTATGGATGGAAGTACAGGACAAGGCGAATTTGACAAGCAGAGATTATTTAACGTGGTTGTTAACTACTCTCAAAAACATTCTGTACAAAAAGAAATTGCCAATATCCTAACTGATATTGACAATAAAATTAATTTAAACAATCAAATAAATGATAATTTAGAGCGTATGGCAAAAACGCTGTACGACTATTGGTTTGTGCAGTTCGATTTCCCTGACGAAAACGGAAAGCCTTATAAATCAAGCGGTGGCAAGATGGTTTGGAATGAAACTTTGAAAAGAGAGATTCCAGAAGGTTGGGAAATTAGAAATTAA
- a CDS encoding restriction endonuclease subunit S, translated as MDYRGKTPKKLDADWSTNNDDIIAISAKHIKKGKLVNLSEANRVNDSLYNKWMKEELSEGDILMTSEAPCGEFFYLMGDIKYCLSQRVFAIRSNIKILSHTYLYYELSIGNGYSQILGKVSGSTVFGIRQDELRTVNLLIPLISLQKEFEKEILSIYYKIRINEQQNQQLSSLRDWLLPMLMNGQVKVE; from the coding sequence ATAGATTATCGTGGAAAAACTCCAAAGAAATTAGATGCTGATTGGTCTACTAATAATGATGATATCATCGCAATATCTGCAAAACATATTAAAAAAGGAAAGCTTGTAAATCTTAGTGAAGCTAATCGTGTTAATGATTCATTATATAATAAATGGATGAAAGAAGAATTAAGCGAAGGTGATATCTTGATGACTTCAGAAGCGCCTTGCGGTGAGTTTTTTTACCTTATGGGAGATATAAAATACTGTTTAAGCCAAAGAGTTTTTGCTATAAGATCAAATATAAAAATTTTAAGTCACACATATCTATATTATGAGTTATCAATCGGAAATGGTTATTCGCAGATTTTAGGAAAAGTAAGTGGTAGTACTGTCTTTGGAATAAGACAAGATGAATTAAGAACAGTTAATTTATTAATTCCTCTTATATCATTACAAAAAGAGTTTGAAAAAGAAATTCTTTCCATTTATTACAAAATCAGAATTAATGAACAACAAAACCAACAACTTAGCTCTCTCCGCGACTGGCTTTTACCTATGCTGATGAACGGACAGGTAAAAGTTGAATGA
- a CDS encoding restriction endonuclease subunit S, translating into MMEIKLKNLIKEISMGPFGSDIKVDNFIDIGIPVLNGSNLTNHKLVEDSFNYISEEKANSLGKANAKRGDIVITHRGTLGQVSFIPHNSKYDRYVISQSQFRVRFNENLDPIYFSYLMKSKYGQSKLLSFKNHVGVPALAQATTNFKNLEIKIHDKIIQKKIASTLSLLDDKIELNNQINDNLSYYFIQLLPVRSSA; encoded by the coding sequence ATGATGGAAATTAAACTAAAAAATTTAATTAAAGAAATATCTATGGGACCATTTGGGTCTGATATTAAAGTTGATAATTTTATTGATATAGGAATTCCTGTTTTGAACGGTTCAAATTTAACTAATCATAAACTTGTTGAAGATAGTTTTAATTATATTTCTGAAGAAAAGGCAAATTCTTTAGGAAAAGCAAATGCTAAAAGGGGAGATATTGTAATTACGCATCGTGGAACATTAGGTCAAGTTTCATTTATTCCTCATAATTCAAAATATGATCGTTATGTTATTTCGCAAAGTCAATTTAGAGTAAGATTTAATGAGAATTTAGATCCAATTTACTTTTCTTATTTAATGAAAAGTAAATATGGCCAAAGTAAGTTATTATCATTTAAAAATCATGTAGGGGTACCTGCACTAGCACAAGCTACTACAAATTTTAAAAACTTAGAGATAAAAATACATGATAAAATAATACAGAAAAAAATTGCTTCTACTCTTTCATTATTAGATGATAAAATAGAACTCAACAATCAAATAAATGATAATTTATCTTACTATTTCATTCAACTTTTACCTGTCCGTTCATCAGCATAG